In Anaerohalosphaeraceae bacterium, a single window of DNA contains:
- a CDS encoding DUF2190 family protein, which yields MAKFVHEGRSIDYVPTADVNAGDVVVLGEIVGVATRSIPANRLGALQVEGVFDFPKGSEAIGIGVVCYWNATGNVATTAAGEGGVNKKIGVSVAAAATEDSTVRIKMK from the coding sequence ATGGCAAAGTTTGTACACGAGGGTCGGAGCATTGATTATGTCCCAACTGCCGATGTGAACGCTGGAGACGTTGTTGTGCTTGGGGAAATTGTCGGTGTTGCCACAAGAAGCATTCCGGCGAACCGATTGGGGGCATTGCAGGTCGAAGGTGTCTTTGATTTCCCGAAAGGGAGCGAGGCTATCGGGATCGGTGTAGTGTGTTATTGGAATGCAACTGGTAATGTTGCAACCACTGCAGCAGGCGAAGGCGGTGTGAACAAAAAGATTGGAGTCTCTGTTGCAGCGGCAGCAACTGAAGATTCTACCGTACGAATTAAAATGAAATAA
- a CDS encoding phage portal protein: MFNFFKRKPARRAIKLPITAVKYDAAQTTADNERHWGLADCIGPNASASPSVRATLRNRSRYEFENNCYLSGIIETLADYQVGTGPLLQMLTENVAANQKVEELFARWCEEVDFAGKLWTMRVGLAVDGEAFAILTTNPNLGTPVKLDFRPIEPEMVSTPFDKLNDDKIYDGIEYDEYGNVVAYYVLDDHPNDIFAFSKHKQLTYKKYPASEIIHWYKARRAGQKRGVPETTPSLPLFANLRRYTEAVLAAAETAAELAMVLFTDAPAGGEAADVDAMDVISLEKRMATVLPEGWKLGQMQAEQPSTGYGEFKKEIINEVARGFTMPYNVAAGNSAGYNYASGRLDHQTFFRRNRVAQAKMKRDVLDRIFDAWMSEAVLIEDYLPESMRRLVEYKHSWFFDSEGHVDPAKEANAQNIRLRNHTTTYAEEYARRGKDWLTEFEQIAREKAKMRSLGIDDLDIAGLQRTRKER, from the coding sequence ATGTTTAACTTTTTTAAGCGAAAACCCGCACGGCGTGCTATCAAGCTGCCGATTACAGCTGTGAAGTACGATGCAGCCCAGACGACTGCCGATAATGAACGGCACTGGGGGCTTGCTGATTGTATTGGACCCAATGCGTCTGCAAGTCCGTCTGTGCGGGCTACCCTGCGAAATCGCTCCAGATATGAGTTCGAGAACAACTGCTATCTGAGCGGTATCATTGAAACGCTTGCCGATTATCAGGTCGGAACTGGACCGTTGCTGCAAATGCTGACCGAGAATGTTGCAGCGAATCAGAAGGTCGAGGAATTGTTCGCACGGTGGTGCGAAGAAGTTGATTTTGCCGGAAAACTATGGACTATGAGGGTCGGGTTGGCCGTCGATGGAGAGGCATTTGCTATCCTCACCACAAATCCGAATCTTGGTACGCCTGTGAAACTCGATTTTAGACCAATCGAGCCGGAAATGGTATCCACACCGTTTGACAAATTAAACGATGACAAAATATATGACGGCATTGAATATGATGAATATGGCAATGTTGTTGCATATTACGTGCTCGACGACCATCCGAATGATATTTTTGCTTTTTCTAAACACAAACAATTGACGTACAAAAAGTACCCTGCCAGCGAAATCATACATTGGTACAAAGCGAGACGGGCCGGTCAAAAGAGAGGCGTTCCTGAAACTACACCGAGTTTGCCACTGTTCGCCAATCTGCGGCGTTATACCGAGGCCGTTCTTGCCGCGGCGGAAACAGCCGCCGAACTTGCGATGGTGTTGTTTACCGACGCTCCGGCTGGCGGGGAAGCGGCCGACGTGGATGCAATGGATGTTATCTCACTCGAAAAAAGAATGGCAACCGTATTGCCGGAGGGCTGGAAACTCGGTCAAATGCAGGCCGAGCAGCCGTCAACCGGATATGGCGAGTTCAAAAAGGAGATTATCAATGAGGTTGCCCGCGGTTTTACAATGCCCTATAACGTGGCCGCTGGCAATAGTGCCGGCTACAACTACGCGTCCGGTCGGCTGGATCACCAGACATTTTTCCGTCGAAATAGAGTCGCCCAGGCGAAAATGAAGAGGGATGTTTTGGACCGCATTTTTGACGCCTGGATGTCTGAGGCAGTGCTAATAGAGGACTATCTGCCTGAATCTATGCGTCGACTTGTTGAATATAAGCATTCCTGGTTTTTCGACAGCGAGGGACACGTCGATCCAGCAAAAGAGGCAAATGCCCAGAATATACGCCTCAGGAATCATACCACGACGTATGCTGAGGAGTACGCACGACGCGGCAAGGATTGGTTGACTGAATTTGAGCAGATTGCGAGAGAGAAGGCCAAAATGCGTTCTCTCGGTATCGACGATTTGGATATTGCAGGTCTGCAAAGGACTCGTAAAGAAAGGTAA